AAGTTTTTTCTTgttgatattttatttatagagATTATAATAAGGCATTGGAAATACCTATTAAAAACAATATTCCCTTTTAATTTTACGAATAAAtccattttttatatgttagATACATAAATTGACTATTTCTTTTAAGTGtcttaatttaaattatataaattttgatTTAACATTGATATAAAGGGAGAATTAAGAAATTACATTAATTTGtaactttttataataaaaaaaaaaaaataaataaattaaatatctcttaaaaattaagaaaaataatgtaGTTGTCTTATACAAAAGACTTTGGCATTAACTTGTCatttctttataaaatttctaATGTTAATcacaaaaagaaatttttatttcttttcattagtgaaaatataaaaaaaaaaaaataatcgcACTTTTATCATTAATGATTCTGTAAGATTAAGATTAAGAATAAtaatctatatatatttttttttttaattttatttggaaaaaacatattttttaaaaaaaaattatgtactaattgaatttttttttatatgaaaaactTAGACATATTTgcataattaaaataaatacctcaattttcttttatatttcaaaaagtattttatgtaaatacaaaataatattttatgctTATATCAAAGAGATATATATTAAAGCTTTTTATGACAATTAGATACACATAAGACAGTTGctataaatatacaaaataaaagtagTACCTTAAAAAATCTCTAAAcgtataaattatatatatatattttttttttactttttaggTATACTTAGCAAATATAAAATGGTGAAAGATGGaaaattcattaattttaataaatgttatgttaaattttatgttaaaacttaaaataatttttcttttttcatatttataaaagttgGTGGTAAAAATAGAACTTAGTTCATatctttaaatattatatacaaaaaattaaatataacgATTAAgttttcaattatttttaagataagtatttttcttatttttcaagatttacaaaaattaattactaattaatattaaaaaaaatatatataaagacaaataattcttatatttaacatataaatgtgttatataataaaaacaaataaaaagaaaaactttAATTGAGATGGCTAATAACCCATTGCACATCATTTATTTctatagaaaaattatttcctagaaacattttttctttatttagaAATTTTTGCATCTCCTCATAATTTTAGTTTGAttctataaatataatatattcatCAATtgaaactaaaaaaaaataaaataaaattcatatgcattttaaaaataaaaattataagaaatctaaaatattataaattgaaaataataaaaaaatcctTACTTGTTCCTGACGAATCCAAATCTACctttgtaaaaaaatttacaaaatcggattttttcatattctttAAAACTAATACAATTTCTTCAGCATCAATTAAACCTTAATtgaataaaatgaaaataaattataataaatgaaatagaaTAATCTTTTAGtggaatttttaattaaaagaaatgacaatatttacaaaactacataatttttgtaatttatttattaaaaaaaacagtaataatttaatcttttaatttttttttttttttataattctaaatgattttaaaatattttattttcaaactataaattttttcataaaatttaacGTACcatctttatttaaatcatattCAGCAAATTCTAAATAtacttcttctttttcatcttcAGGCATACCACCTTGCTTTTTATTTACTCTATCATTagactaataaaaaaataaatgaaaagtGAAATATTCTTTGTA
The Plasmodium relictum strain SGS1 genome assembly, chromosome: 1 DNA segment above includes these coding regions:
- a CDS encoding centrin, putative, translating into MRLSFKQFYFFYFFFLFWNKLKSESNDRVNKKQGGMPEDEKEEVYLEFAEYDLNKDGLIDAEEIVLVLKNMKKSDFVNFFTKVDLDSSGTISIDEYIIFIESN